From Aquabacter sp. L1I39, the proteins below share one genomic window:
- a CDS encoding ABC transporter substrate-binding protein — MSVTRRTLLTSAAAAALAAQFRIDPAAAQEKVIRFSMPQDFTKIYTFVTSEYNQGQRDYISLVNARGGINGYTIAADVSDHGNDLPRAIEAFERAKSQGAVLVDPLSTPVARALTPRALADKINLITAFSGRSDAADGTVFPYVFPLSPNYWTQIALLVDYFRQQSGDLKGKKICFVHIDTPFGKEPLPVLKRLQEKLGFELSTFPYTPPGNDQSAIWPQVRRARPDWIVFWGAGVGQTVALTEVIRNGLPLNKVSSSVWLSESDMDVVGRSQAAGVLKIEPCASGRAPKLIQEILKEVVEPGKGAGPTEKVGTAYYNYGVMLASLMVEGVRQAFARAPQGPISGEWLNAGLTSITNFDAQGLIPPTTVTKEDHQGGGKARIARWDGAKFVPVTDWFTAYSDVVWEVIRESAAEFQKSGK, encoded by the coding sequence ATGTCCGTCACACGCCGCACCTTGCTGACCAGTGCCGCGGCGGCCGCATTGGCCGCCCAGTTCCGCATCGATCCGGCCGCCGCCCAGGAGAAGGTGATCCGCTTCTCCATGCCGCAGGATTTCACGAAAATCTATACGTTCGTGACATCCGAATACAATCAGGGCCAGCGTGATTACATCAGCCTCGTCAATGCCCGCGGCGGCATCAATGGCTATACCATCGCCGCCGATGTCTCCGACCATGGCAATGACCTGCCGCGTGCCATCGAGGCGTTCGAGCGGGCAAAAAGCCAGGGCGCGGTGCTGGTGGACCCGCTCTCCACGCCCGTTGCGCGAGCGCTGACCCCGCGCGCGCTCGCCGACAAGATCAACCTCATTACCGCCTTTTCGGGGCGCAGCGACGCGGCCGATGGCACCGTCTTTCCCTATGTCTTTCCGCTCTCGCCCAATTACTGGACGCAGATCGCGTTGCTGGTGGATTATTTCCGCCAGCAATCGGGAGACTTGAAGGGCAAGAAGATCTGCTTCGTGCACATTGACACGCCCTTCGGCAAGGAGCCGCTGCCGGTTCTGAAGCGCCTGCAGGAGAAGCTGGGCTTCGAGCTCTCCACCTTCCCCTATACGCCCCCCGGCAACGACCAGTCCGCCATCTGGCCGCAGGTCCGCCGGGCGCGGCCCGATTGGATCGTGTTCTGGGGCGCGGGGGTGGGGCAGACGGTGGCGCTCACCGAGGTGATCCGCAATGGCCTGCCGCTCAACAAGGTGTCCTCCAGCGTATGGCTGTCGGAATCCGACATGGATGTGGTCGGCCGCAGCCAAGCGGCAGGCGTGCTGAAGATCGAGCCCTGCGCCTCCGGCCGCGCGCCCAAGCTCATCCAAGAGATCCTGAAAGAGGTGGTGGAGCCCGGCAAGGGCGCCGGCCCCACCGAGAAAGTGGGCACCGCCTACTACAATTACGGCGTCATGCTCGCCTCCCTCATGGTGGAAGGGGTGCGCCAGGCCTTCGCCAGGGCGCCGCAGGGCCCGATCTCCGGCGAATGGCTCAATGCGGGCTTGACCAGCATCACCAATTTCGACGCGCAGGGCCTCATTCCGCCCACCACCGTGACGAAGGAGGATCACCAGGGCGGCGGCAAGGCCCGCATCGCGCGCTGGGACGGCGCCAAGTTCGTGCCGGTCACGGATTGGTTCACCGCCTATTCGGACGTGGTGTGGGAGGTCATCCGCGAGAGCGCGGCGGAGTTCCAGAAGTCGGGCAAATAG
- a CDS encoding ABC transporter ATP-binding protein gives MTLLSLNNIEVVYDGVFLAVKGVSLDVPKAGLVALLGANGAGKSTVLKSISGLLKAERGQVTRGQVTFDGADILALDPPERVRRGLVHVLEGRRVFEHLTPEENLIAATSMHSDRAKVKRLVEEMFSRFPRLAERAKARAGYLSGGEQQMLAIARALMTEPKLILLDEPSLGLAPFLVDEIFDIVRRINAEAGVAVLLVEQNAVAALDLVRSAYLIDQGRVVMSGTAEVLASNPDIQDAYLGGGKRVDYHAVKHYRGRKRWLA, from the coding sequence ATGACCTTGCTTTCGCTCAACAATATCGAGGTGGTCTATGACGGCGTCTTCCTCGCCGTCAAAGGCGTCTCGCTGGATGTGCCCAAGGCCGGCCTCGTGGCCCTGCTTGGCGCCAACGGGGCGGGCAAGAGCACCGTCCTGAAATCCATCAGCGGGCTCCTGAAGGCCGAGCGCGGGCAGGTCACGCGCGGGCAGGTGACGTTCGACGGCGCCGACATCCTCGCCCTCGATCCACCGGAGCGGGTGCGGCGCGGGCTCGTCCATGTGCTGGAAGGGCGTCGTGTGTTCGAGCACCTGACACCTGAGGAGAACCTCATCGCCGCCACCTCCATGCATTCCGACCGGGCCAAGGTGAAGCGCCTGGTGGAGGAGATGTTTTCGCGCTTCCCCCGACTTGCCGAGCGGGCCAAGGCGCGGGCGGGCTATCTGTCGGGCGGCGAGCAGCAGATGCTGGCCATCGCCCGTGCGCTGATGACCGAGCCCAAGCTCATCCTGCTGGACGAGCCGAGCCTTGGCCTGGCGCCCTTCCTGGTGGACGAGATTTTCGACATTGTCCGCCGCATCAATGCGGAGGCGGGCGTGGCCGTGCTGCTGGTGGAGCAGAATGCGGTGGCCGCGCTCGATCTCGTGCGCTCGGCCTATCTCATCGACCAGGGCCGCGTGGTCATGAGCGGCACGGCGGAGGTCCTCGCCTCCAATCCCGACATCCAGGATGCGTATCTGGGCGGTGGCAAGCGCGTGGATTATCACGCGGTGAAGCATTATCGCGGCCGCAAGCGCTGGCTGGCGTGA